In the genome of Verrucomicrobiota bacterium, the window GGTCGTTTTGCTGGCCGCCATAAAGATAAGTGTCCGTGATTTCCTTCTAGAGCCCGCGGTGCAGCATCGCGAACGGTTCGCGTCTGAGCGCCGTCTCGCCGGCGTAGTTGAAGTGCAGGTTCCCCTGCGCCATTTCCATCTGGAATGCCTTTTGCGCCTGCATGCGGTCAGGGTGTCCAACGCGCTTGCGCACGACGTAACGGATGGCGCGTTTTTCGAGGTCGACGAGAAGGGTGCAACCGCCGCGAAACTTGCCGCTGCCGTCCGCCGGAAACCAACTCTGGGTGATTTCGACGACGAGATCGGTCCGCTGCTGCCCGTCCGGGCCGATCCGGCGAACGGGCCGAACGGAGTGGACCTCGAAATTTCGCAGCTCACCCGGCTGGCCGTTCAACGTGTTGCGTTTGCCGCGATAAAACCCGAGCGCTTCAGTGTGTGCATCTTGAATGCTCGGGTCAGTCATAAACCAGTTGTGCAGGCATTTGCCGTTTTGATCCGAGATCGTGAACGCCTTTTTCCGGTCAGCCTGCAAGTCCCAGCCCAGTTCCAGCTTCTCGAACATGCCCACAAGCGAGAACTGGATTTCCGGCCGTTCCCAGCGGAGGCTCTCGGAAGAGAGGTTTCTGACATTTTCCGGGTAGATGCCGCGCCGGCGGAACCCTTGAATGAAGGCGGGACGGTACCCCCAAACATCGTCCGGGACGAGGTCGCGGTCCGCGGTGATCAGCGCGCGCAGGTACTCGCCGAAGTTGAGGTCCACCGGAGGACAGTAGTCGAGGGCGCGAATGCAAATGTTCAAGACGTGTCCCGCGGTTTTGCTGGCTTCTTGAGCGAGGCGGTTCACCAGGTCGTGGGGGATCTCGCCTTGCGGCAGGATGCCCGTGCCGGAGGTCGCCAGGCGGATCAGGTCGGCGCTGCGCCGGCGGTAAATGTCGAGAAATGCATCAAAGACGGCGGCGACCAGCACCGCGCCGCGGTCGTGCGCTTCGGTGGCCTTTGTATAATCCTGCGGCCCCGGCTTCGCAGGCACCCACACGCCGTCTTGGAAGTCGCCAATGGCGCTGCGCAGGGCCCCGTACCGGCCAATCCCCTGGCCGAACTGCCAAGCAAGTTGAGCCAGCATGTTTTGATTGGCCAGGTTACCCTGGGTGCGCCGGATCTGGTCGCGCAAGGCTTCGGGCACGGTGAAGTGCTGGAACAAGGCCACGATGTCGGCAAACGCTTCGTGAAAGGCGAGCACATCCGGGTTGGTGGGCTCCCCAAAATACCGGTGGAGACCGTCGAGCAACGCGTGCGTCGTCTCATGGGCGATCACGTCATGGGACAAGGAGCAAAAAACCGTTCCGCCCGGCAGGTTGCCGCCGGGGCCACTGCGGGTTGCGGCAAAGTAACCCAACAACAACGCCTTCTTGTCCGGGCTGTAGAAAGAGTTGGCTTCCCGCAAAGCGTGCGGATAGATGCGAAGCCGGCGGACGTAATGCTTCTCGACGCGCGGCTGGCCATTCTGCACGGACTTGACGAACCGGGGCGCCCAAAGCGCGACGCGACCGAGGGCGCGTTCAAATGATTCAATGGTCTTCATCGCGATCGCGTAGACCATCTGTTGATGAAAGCGGGGGCTCGCCTCCGACGGGGGCAGCCCGGACTGCGCCAGCACCGAAGGGTGGTTCAGATCGACCGGGGCATAACAACAGCCGGTGGATGGGTCCACATCAACCACCTCGAGGTATTCGCCCACCGGGCCGGGCTGCAATGCCTCCCACACGACTTCCAGCGTCGTTTCATTGATCTGCAGCAAATCGGGATCGTAGCCAACCAACGGGTCGAACGCGTAGACCCGCAATTTGCGCGTCACGAGGGTGGGCATCGGGGGATCCAGCGCCAACTGCAGCGCGTGCGCGTCCGTTGCGCCGAGTTTCGGAACCGGCGAAGGCTTCGGAGCGCCGCTTGGGATCCCGGTTCGCTCGAGCGCGGCCCGGAGCGCGTTCGAAGCGGCCGGCGCGTCGTGCAGGATTTCGATCACCCGGCGACGGTCGGCTTCCGAAAGCCCCTCCGGATTTTCCGGGTCCGGCAATAACTCCTCGAGTTCCCGGGAACGTTGGGAGAGTTGAAGCGCCTCAAGTTCCAGCATGCGCTGGCGGCCGGCATCCGGCACCGTCGCGGCGATACCGAGGCCGGTGATCACGCGAAGGAACGGGAAACTTGCCGAATCCGCGGGTTGCTTTTGCAGGGTGGCGGCATCGGCCGGCGTGTGCGCCAACGCCGCCTCGGCCTGAATGATCCCCCGCCCCAGCCGTTCAGCCAGCTCGCGGCTGTCAAGGCGTGCCGCGTCGAACAGCGCCTTGCGCACAGCTTCAACCCGCATCCAGCCTTCCGGGTACTTCTCCCAGGCGGCCTTGTTTTGCTGGATCCATAAGGCGGCCGCCGCGGCGACCTGCGGCGTGGCTGACGACGTGCCGCTGCCGTTATGGTCCACGATCTCGCTGCAGCCTAACCTTGCCCACGGGGTGTTGGGCGTGAAGGCCGCCAGCGCCGTGGCCATCTTGCTCGCCGGACCGTAGTTCCCGGCCATGATGCTGACCGGCAGATCGGCGTAAGGACGGCCGTCGGCCATGACTCCGCAGGCCGCCACCACACGCTTGAAACGGGCTGGGTAGACGATGTTTCGGGTCGGGAGGTTACCGAAATTGTTGCCTGCAGCCGTGACGATAAAAACCCCCAGCTCGTAGAGCGCGTTCACCGCATCGGCCCACGCCTGCGACGCGAGGCCACCCATGCTCATGGTGATGACGTGCACCCGTTTGGTCTTGTCGCTGAACAGACCGTGGATGTAGTCGAACGCCTTGGCGATGGCGCTGTTGCTGAACAACACGACCGAATTCGCCACGCGAATGGGGACAACCTCCAGAAAGGGCGCGCCGCCCAACTCCACCCCGTCCACCGGCGCGCCCGCCAAAAGGCCCAAGGTGCCGGTCCCATGCCCCAGGTTGGTGAACACGCCTTCGGTGCGATCGGTCGCATCGTCAAGCCGGCCGTCATCGACGAAATTTTTCTGAAGATTCGTCGGAGTTTCCGCGAGCAGGAAGCGCGGTCTGGTCCGGTGATTGGGGTCGTAGCCCGTGTCGAAATGCGCGATGCGGATCCGATCCGTGGGCCGGCCAACCGCCGATCGTGCCGCCTCAAGCTGTGAATGGCCGGGGTCGCGGAACCAGAAGACGTCCGAGGCGGTGGGGAGACGCGTGTCCGGATCGGACGGCTTATCGCAGGTGCGCGCGGCCGCCATGGCATGTTGAACGGGCGTTCCCGTGATCCATTGCTGCACCAGGTCCGGTTCGGCCGTCTCGGGCGCTGTCAGGCCGGCCATGCCGAACCCTTGCGTTACGAGGTGATGGCCCAGGTCCCACGCGTTGACCTCCGCCGCGTCCTCAGTCGGTGACATGACGTACCATTCCGGCCCGGCCGCGGCGCCTAACCCGGCGGTCGGCGGCAGAATGCTGTTGAACAGGCGCTGAAAGCCTACATTGAGCGGTTGATTGCCGAAATTAAAGCCGGCTTGGGCCGGGGCGGCGGGCAATTTCAGCAGGAGGCGTGGGGAACGGGTCAGAACGGTCACGTGGGTGCTCCATTAACTATCCGGCTAAATAGGATGCCGGGGCAGATCAGCTTGTTTAAGGGCTCCTGCGCCATCCGTCCATACGTAGAAATGCGCATGCCCATTTGGCTTGATAGCGAGATCGGGACGAAACAGCGGCAAGGGGCAGGTGCCGGCCCGGACGTGCCGCCGCACCTGGCCGGTTCACTCACGCCTACGATCCTGCGATCCTTGGTAAACGATCGGAGAACGCAACTCCGGCCGAGACCTCCGGCATCCGTTCTGTTTCGCCTCATTTTTCTCGGTCCCGCGGCAAAGCGGGCGAACCCGGAGTTTCGCATCGCTTTGGGTTTTTAGCTCGGCTTCATCCATTTTCGAGATTGAGGACGGGGGAGTAAACTGGGGGGGGCACCCGCAAAGTGACCCGCACCTGTGTTTACCCCACCCGCCGAGGTCAGGGCCGTACCGGCGGCGTTTGCCCCCCTTGTTTACTGAACCCGGTTGGCTGCGCGCGCAAGCGTTACTGTGCGCCGTGCTGCTGGCTCCCGCCAACCACGCGACGGCTGCCTCCAGGGCCGCGCGCAACTACGCTTGCTCACGTTCGAGTTGGGACAGGGTCACCACCCCCAATAAACCACCCTTTCAGATCGGATACACCTGTCGGACTATGAAGGTGACGTCACCCTAATATTCTAGCCGTCTAATGTGACGGGCTGTTGCAAGCGTTGCTAATCCTTGCCAGGACCATGCTCAAGTCCTCCCCTGGCTGCCGACGTCACCCAATCGGGTGATTAATGAGCTCTTGTGGCGATTCTCTTTCGAGTTTAGTAAAGAACTTCCGTATAACTCGGTTGACTTCTTCGAAATCGGACCGGCTGGAACCGCTATTCACCAAGGATTTAATGAACCGCGTTTATCA includes:
- a CDS encoding S8 family serine peptidase, coding for MTVLTRSPRLLLKLPAAPAQAGFNFGNQPLNVGFQRLFNSILPPTAGLGAAAGPEWYVMSPTEDAAEVNAWDLGHHLVTQGFGMAGLTAPETAEPDLVQQWITGTPVQHAMAAARTCDKPSDPDTRLPTASDVFWFRDPGHSQLEAARSAVGRPTDRIRIAHFDTGYDPNHRTRPRFLLAETPTNLQKNFVDDGRLDDATDRTEGVFTNLGHGTGTLGLLAGAPVDGVELGGAPFLEVVPIRVANSVVLFSNSAIAKAFDYIHGLFSDKTKRVHVITMSMGGLASQAWADAVNALYELGVFIVTAAGNNFGNLPTRNIVYPARFKRVVAACGVMADGRPYADLPVSIMAGNYGPASKMATALAAFTPNTPWARLGCSEIVDHNGSGTSSATPQVAAAAALWIQQNKAAWEKYPEGWMRVEAVRKALFDAARLDSRELAERLGRGIIQAEAALAHTPADAATLQKQPADSASFPFLRVITGLGIAATVPDAGRQRMLELEALQLSQRSRELEELLPDPENPEGLSEADRRRVIEILHDAPAASNALRAALERTGIPSGAPKPSPVPKLGATDAHALQLALDPPMPTLVTRKLRVYAFDPLVGYDPDLLQINETTLEVVWEALQPGPVGEYLEVVDVDPSTGCCYAPVDLNHPSVLAQSGLPPSEASPRFHQQMVYAIAMKTIESFERALGRVALWAPRFVKSVQNGQPRVEKHYVRRLRIYPHALREANSFYSPDKKALLLGYFAATRSGPGGNLPGGTVFCSLSHDVIAHETTHALLDGLHRYFGEPTNPDVLAFHEAFADIVALFQHFTVPEALRDQIRRTQGNLANQNMLAQLAWQFGQGIGRYGALRSAIGDFQDGVWVPAKPGPQDYTKATEAHDRGAVLVAAVFDAFLDIYRRRSADLIRLATSGTGILPQGEIPHDLVNRLAQEASKTAGHVLNICIRALDYCPPVDLNFGEYLRALITADRDLVPDDVWGYRPAFIQGFRRRGIYPENVRNLSSESLRWERPEIQFSLVGMFEKLELGWDLQADRKKAFTISDQNGKCLHNWFMTDPSIQDAHTEALGFYRGKRNTLNGQPGELRNFEVHSVRPVRRIGPDGQQRTDLVVEITQSWFPADGSGKFRGGCTLLVDLEKRAIRYVVRKRVGHPDRMQAQKAFQMEMAQGNLHFNYAGETALRREPFAMLHRGL